From Brevibacillus marinus, a single genomic window includes:
- the ilvE gene encoding branched-chain-amino-acid transaminase, protein MATQWIYLNGEFVEKENAKVSVYDHGFLYGDGVFEGIRAYNGTVFRLKEHIERLYESALSILLEIPLTMDEMIEAVVETLRRNQLRDAYIRLVVSRGTGDLGLDPRNCKAPNIVIIAEQLQLYPQELYENGMRIITVPTRRNRPDSLDPRIKSLNYLNNILAKIEARLAGVSEALLLNSEGYVTEGTGDNVFLVKRGVIYTPPCYLGALGGITRQTIIDIAQRLGYVVKEEAFTRHDVYIADEVFLTGTAAEVISVVEVDGRKIKDGKPGPVTNHLLQEFRRYVQEDGVKVYE, encoded by the coding sequence ATGGCAACGCAGTGGATCTATCTCAATGGGGAGTTTGTCGAAAAAGAAAACGCAAAAGTCTCCGTCTATGACCACGGGTTTTTGTACGGAGACGGCGTGTTCGAGGGCATTCGGGCATACAACGGAACGGTATTCCGTTTGAAAGAGCATATCGAACGTTTGTACGAATCGGCCCTGTCCATTTTGCTGGAGATCCCGCTGACCATGGACGAAATGATCGAGGCTGTGGTGGAGACACTACGCCGCAATCAATTGCGCGATGCCTACATTCGGCTGGTGGTTTCGCGCGGCACCGGTGATCTGGGACTTGACCCGCGCAACTGCAAGGCTCCCAACATCGTGATCATCGCTGAGCAGCTGCAGCTTTATCCCCAAGAGCTGTACGAAAACGGCATGCGGATTATCACGGTTCCCACGCGCCGCAACAGACCGGATTCGCTCGATCCGCGAATCAAATCGCTCAATTACCTGAACAACATCCTGGCGAAGATTGAAGCGAGACTGGCCGGCGTCAGCGAAGCTTTGCTGTTGAACAGTGAAGGCTACGTCACAGAAGGAACGGGAGACAACGTATTCCTGGTCAAACGCGGCGTCATCTACACTCCTCCCTGCTACTTGGGGGCGCTCGGGGGCATTACGCGTCAGACGATCATCGACATTGCCCAGCGTCTGGGCTACGTGGTGAAAGAGGAAGCGTTTACCAGACACGATGTTTACATTGCCGATGAGGTATTCCTGACCGGGACGGCTGCGGAAGTGATTTCCGTTGTGGAAGTGGACGGGCGCAAGATCAAGGACGGCAAGCCGGGACCGGTGACCAATCATCTGCTGCAGGAGTTTCGCCGCTATGTTCAGGAAGACGGCGTAAAAGTTTACGAATAA
- the pheA gene encoding prephenate dehydratase produces the protein MRTKIAFLGPSGTFTEEAARSLPLGDVQYQPCASIMHVLDAVARDEADYAVVPIENSIEGSVNSTLDYLIHGVEMPILAELALPISQHLVVARRSELLPLSAITKVVSHPHAVAQCHHFLQEYMPQVEIEYANSTALAAQLVSQHPEQPWAAIATRLTVELYPLMFARNNIEDFPNNFTRFVLVGKQPLALPQASSEKTTIVVTLPEDFPGALYQVLAAFAWRKINLSRIESRPTKKGLGSYYFVIDIEQRMDEVLLPGAFAEIEALGCQVRQLGTYPVYNKLTSLTAQKG, from the coding sequence ATGAGAACCAAGATCGCTTTTCTGGGTCCGTCCGGTACGTTTACCGAAGAAGCTGCTCGGTCGCTGCCGCTCGGCGATGTGCAGTACCAACCCTGTGCCAGCATTATGCATGTGTTGGATGCCGTGGCCCGTGACGAAGCGGATTACGCTGTCGTCCCCATTGAGAATTCCATCGAGGGATCGGTGAATTCCACCTTGGATTATCTCATTCACGGCGTGGAGATGCCGATTTTGGCCGAACTGGCGCTGCCGATTTCGCAGCATCTGGTCGTTGCCCGCCGTTCGGAACTGCTGCCGCTGTCTGCCATTACCAAGGTTGTCTCCCACCCGCATGCGGTGGCGCAGTGCCACCACTTTCTGCAGGAGTACATGCCGCAGGTGGAGATTGAGTACGCCAACAGCACGGCGTTGGCCGCCCAGTTGGTCAGCCAGCATCCGGAGCAGCCGTGGGCCGCGATCGCGACCCGCTTGACGGTAGAGCTTTACCCGTTGATGTTTGCCCGCAACAATATCGAGGATTTTCCCAACAACTTTACCCGCTTTGTACTGGTCGGCAAACAGCCGCTGGCCCTGCCGCAGGCGAGTTCGGAAAAAACGACCATTGTGGTAACCCTGCCGGAGGATTTTCCCGGGGCGCTCTACCAAGTGCTGGCCGCGTTTGCCTGGCGGAAAATCAACCTCTCGCGGATTGAATCGCGGCCGACGAAAAAAGGTTTGGGCAGTTATTATTTTGTCATCGATATCGAACAGCGGATGGATGAGGTACTGCTGCCGGGCGCGTTTGCGGAAATTGAAGCGCTCGGCTGTCAGGTGCGTCAGCTCGGCACGTACCCGGTGTACAACAAACTGACTTCGCTAACAGCGCAAAAGGGCTGA
- the thrB gene encoding homoserine kinase encodes MSNYGANRIVRVQVPASTANLGPGFDAIGMAFQLYTRITMRFTETTQIRPLSRDLVGLPTGKENLLYRAAAFLFREAGLPEPELYMEVESEIPLTRGLGSSAAALVGALSGANRLAGELFTDEQLFAIASRWEGHPDNVGASLFGGVVVATMPEAEDLLAPIPHVRLPVPAGLKTLVVIPEYELSTERARAALPEQYQRQDMVYNVGRSSLLVAALSQGRLDLLAQAMRDRLHQPYRCSLVPGLREMLEGAPEHGALGAALSGAGPTTLFFYQDDLCKERLLSFIERVMSGYGIRYRVMTLLPDEQGTTIDESVLSGA; translated from the coding sequence ATGAGTAATTATGGAGCAAATCGCATCGTACGGGTACAGGTTCCGGCCAGCACGGCCAACCTGGGCCCCGGCTTCGATGCAATCGGTATGGCGTTTCAATTGTACACCAGGATTACCATGCGATTTACGGAAACGACGCAGATCCGGCCGCTGAGCCGGGATTTGGTCGGCCTGCCCACGGGCAAGGAAAATTTGCTCTACCGTGCAGCCGCTTTTTTGTTCCGGGAAGCGGGACTGCCTGAACCGGAGCTTTACATGGAAGTGGAGAGCGAGATTCCGCTCACGCGCGGCCTGGGCAGCAGTGCGGCAGCCTTGGTCGGCGCGCTGAGCGGAGCCAATCGCTTGGCGGGAGAGCTGTTTACGGACGAACAGTTATTCGCGATCGCCAGCAGATGGGAGGGGCACCCGGACAATGTGGGCGCATCCCTGTTTGGCGGGGTGGTTGTGGCGACCATGCCGGAAGCGGAGGACCTGCTGGCACCGATCCCGCATGTTCGGCTGCCGGTGCCGGCCGGCCTGAAGACGCTGGTCGTCATTCCGGAGTACGAACTGTCGACGGAACGGGCGCGTGCTGCCCTGCCAGAGCAGTACCAGCGGCAGGACATGGTCTACAATGTCGGGCGGAGCAGTCTGTTGGTGGCTGCCCTTTCCCAGGGGCGGCTTGACCTGCTCGCACAAGCGATGCGGGACCGGCTGCACCAGCCTTATCGCTGTTCGCTGGTGCCCGGCCTGCGCGAAATGCTGGAGGGAGCGCCGGAGCATGGGGCACTCGGCGCGGCACTGAGTGGAGCGGGGCCGACGACGCTGTTTTTCTATCAAGACGATCTCTGTAAAGAACGTCTGCTTTCCTTCATTGAGCGGGTGATGAGCGGTTACGGGATCCGCTACCGGGTGATGACGCTCTTGCCCGATGAGCAAGGAACCACCATTGACGAAAGCGTTTTGTCTGGAGCATAA
- the thrC gene encoding threonine synthase produces the protein MGNQTQTAARQVGVLARYREFLPVTDKTPMLTLHEGSTPLIYAPNLSKRLGVELHFKYEGLNPTGSFKDRGMVMAVAKAVEEGSKTIMCASTGNTSAAAAAYAARAGLRCIVLIPNGNIALGKLAQAIIYGAEVIAIDGNFDEALRIVREITASEPITLVNSVNPYRIEGQKTAAFEVCDALGKAPDILAIPVGNAGNITAYWKGFQEYRQAGRIDRLPKMYGFQAAGAAPLVLGAPVANPETIATAIRIGNPASREGALAALRESNGHVDAVTDDEILEAYKLLAATEGIFCEPASAASLAGVIKLRRSGQLPEGLTITCVLTGHGLKDPNIALKAVAVEPRVVAASREAVMQLIREGHANE, from the coding sequence ATGGGGAACCAGACGCAAACGGCGGCCAGACAGGTGGGCGTGCTCGCCCGTTACCGCGAGTTCCTGCCTGTTACCGACAAGACACCTATGTTGACACTGCATGAGGGGAGCACGCCGTTGATCTATGCCCCCAACCTGTCCAAGCGGTTGGGCGTGGAACTTCATTTTAAATACGAAGGGCTGAATCCGACCGGTTCGTTTAAGGACCGGGGCATGGTCATGGCGGTAGCGAAAGCGGTGGAAGAAGGCAGCAAGACGATCATGTGCGCCTCTACCGGCAATACCTCGGCGGCGGCGGCCGCTTATGCCGCGCGCGCCGGACTGCGCTGCATCGTGCTGATCCCGAACGGCAACATCGCGCTTGGCAAGCTGGCGCAGGCGATCATCTACGGTGCGGAAGTGATCGCCATCGACGGGAACTTCGACGAAGCGCTGCGGATCGTGCGGGAGATCACGGCCTCGGAACCGATTACGCTGGTCAATTCGGTTAACCCTTACCGGATTGAGGGACAGAAGACAGCTGCCTTTGAAGTGTGCGATGCACTGGGCAAAGCGCCGGATATTTTGGCGATTCCCGTGGGCAACGCCGGCAACATCACGGCCTACTGGAAAGGATTTCAGGAATACCGGCAGGCCGGCCGGATTGACCGACTGCCGAAGATGTACGGTTTTCAGGCGGCGGGGGCGGCGCCGCTGGTGCTGGGGGCGCCGGTTGCCAATCCGGAGACTATCGCCACCGCCATTCGCATCGGCAACCCCGCCAGCCGGGAGGGGGCGTTAGCAGCGCTGAGAGAATCAAACGGCCATGTTGACGCAGTGACCGACGATGAGATTCTGGAGGCGTACAAATTGTTGGCCGCCACGGAAGGAATCTTCTGTGAACCGGCGTCCGCCGCGTCTTTAGCCGGGGTCATCAAACTGCGCCGCAGCGGCCAGCTGCCGGAAGGGCTGACGATCACATGTGTTCTCACCGGACACGGCTTGAAAGATCCAAATATCGCGCTGAAGGCTGTCGCTGTCGAACCACGGGTCGTAGCAGCCAGTCGGGAAGCGGTTATGCAATTGATTCGGGAAGGACATGCGAATGAGTAA
- a CDS encoding homoserine dehydrogenase: MEKQVVKVGLMGLGTVGTGVVRIVRGHQEDLQKQTGLAIEIHKILVQNRDKQRSIDDVEERITTDANELLYDPQIDVIVEVIGGISPAREYILAALDQGKHVVTANKDLMALHGAEILQKAQERGCDVFYEASVAGGIPILRALVEGFSSDRITRMMGIVNGTTNYILSKMSQEGADYAEVLKEAQELGYAEADPTADVEGLDAARKMAILATLGFRVPMNLDDVEVKGISQVSKEDIAYGKRMGYEMKLLGIARRDDEQIEVSVQPTLIPQSHPLASVNGVFNAIYVHGEAVGETMFYGPGAGELPTATAVVSDLVTVVKNMVLGVNGRGMVAPYKQKVLKSDRQRVSKYFLRLIVADQRGVLAQITQLLADNDISLDQVLQQPYNGGRQSEIIMVTHLAAKSSMDAVLAALRDMSVIHELKSCYRVEGGEA; encoded by the coding sequence ATGGAAAAACAAGTGGTCAAAGTCGGCTTGATGGGATTGGGAACGGTTGGTACCGGTGTGGTGCGGATTGTCCGCGGGCACCAGGAGGATCTGCAAAAGCAGACCGGTCTGGCGATCGAGATTCACAAAATTCTCGTGCAAAACAGGGATAAACAGCGCAGCATCGATGATGTAGAAGAGCGGATCACCACTGATGCAAACGAGCTGCTGTACGATCCGCAGATCGACGTCATCGTGGAAGTGATCGGAGGGATTTCGCCGGCCAGGGAGTACATACTGGCCGCCCTCGACCAGGGGAAGCACGTCGTCACCGCCAACAAGGACCTGATGGCGCTGCACGGCGCGGAAATCCTGCAAAAAGCGCAGGAACGGGGATGTGACGTCTTCTACGAGGCGAGCGTCGCCGGCGGCATACCGATCCTGCGGGCGCTGGTAGAAGGCTTTTCCTCGGACCGGATCACCCGGATGATGGGGATTGTCAACGGCACCACCAACTATATCCTGAGCAAGATGAGCCAGGAAGGGGCTGATTACGCCGAGGTGCTCAAAGAAGCGCAGGAACTGGGCTACGCCGAGGCCGATCCGACCGCGGACGTCGAAGGGCTGGACGCCGCCCGCAAAATGGCGATCTTGGCGACACTCGGCTTCCGGGTGCCGATGAACCTCGACGATGTGGAAGTGAAAGGGATCAGTCAGGTCAGCAAGGAAGATATCGCCTACGGCAAGCGGATGGGCTATGAAATGAAGCTGTTGGGGATAGCCCGCCGCGACGACGAGCAGATTGAAGTGAGCGTGCAGCCGACGCTGATTCCGCAGTCCCATCCGCTGGCATCGGTAAACGGCGTGTTCAATGCCATTTACGTGCACGGCGAGGCTGTCGGTGAAACGATGTTTTACGGGCCCGGTGCGGGTGAGCTGCCGACTGCCACGGCGGTTGTGTCCGACCTGGTGACCGTTGTGAAAAACATGGTGCTGGGCGTCAACGGCCGCGGAATGGTGGCGCCGTATAAACAGAAAGTGTTGAAAAGCGATCGGCAGCGCGTATCAAAATACTTCCTGCGGCTGATCGTGGCCGACCAGCGGGGCGTGCTGGCCCAGATCACCCAGCTGCTCGCGGACAACGACATCAGTCTCGATCAGGTGCTGCAGCAGCCGTATAACGGCGGCAGGCAGTCGGAGATCATCATGGTTACGCACCTGGCCGCCAAGAGCAGCATGGACGCTGTGCTGGCCGCTCTGCGTGACATGTCCGTAATTCACGAACTGAAAAGCTGCTATCGGGTTGAAGGGGGTGAAGCATAA
- a CDS encoding ACT domain-containing protein: MAKREEKFYLIRADILPESIAKTIEAKKLLESGEAATVHEAVERVGLSRSAFYKYKDGIFPFNAMMSEEIITITFSLEHRSGKLSKVLQYVAECGGNVLTIHQTIPLQGIANITMSIDTAHLNCSTTDFVDQLQQIDGVRRAMIVGRG; this comes from the coding sequence ATGGCCAAACGGGAAGAAAAGTTTTATCTGATTCGCGCCGATATTTTGCCGGAATCGATTGCCAAGACGATCGAGGCGAAGAAACTGCTGGAGTCGGGCGAAGCCGCCACGGTGCATGAGGCGGTGGAGCGGGTAGGGTTGAGCCGCAGTGCTTTTTACAAGTACAAAGACGGCATCTTCCCTTTTAACGCGATGATGAGCGAGGAGATCATCACGATTACCTTTTCCTTGGAGCATCGTTCGGGTAAACTGTCAAAAGTCCTGCAGTACGTGGCGGAGTGCGGCGGCAATGTGCTGACGATCCATCAGACGATTCCGCTGCAGGGCATTGCCAATATCACCATGTCGATTGATACGGCTCATCTGAATTGTTCCACGACAGATTTTGTGGATCAACTTCAGCAGATAGATGGCGTCCGCCGGGCGATGATCGTCGGACGCGGGTAG
- the obgE gene encoding GTPase ObgE, with protein sequence MFVDQVKIYVKGGDGGNGSVAFRREKYVPLGGPAGGDGGRGGDVVFVVDEGLNTLMDFRYQRHFKAPRGENGRSKSQHGANAEDLIVRVPPGTVVTDAESGETLADLIEHGQRAVIARGGRGGRGNIRFATAANPAPHIAENGEPGEERQVILELKLLADVGLVGYPSVGKSTLLASVTAARPKIGAYHFTTIAPNLGVVDLGEQSFVLADLPGLIEGAHQGVGLGHQFLRHVERTRLLIHVLDMAGSEGRDPYEDYLQINQELKLYNIKLEEKPQIVAANKMDLPEAAEHLERFRKRVPDVQVYPISAATKQGVRELMLAAAKLLETIPKKPLLEEVPEVEERVIFRAAPEPLPFRITRDNEVFVVEGEKIEKLVRMTNLNSYDAIQRFARLMRNMGVDQALRERGAKDGDTVRIGGMEFEFTD encoded by the coding sequence ATGTTTGTCGATCAAGTCAAGATCTACGTCAAAGGCGGAGACGGCGGCAACGGTTCCGTGGCATTCCGGCGCGAAAAGTACGTTCCGCTTGGCGGCCCGGCCGGAGGAGACGGCGGGCGCGGCGGCGATGTGGTCTTTGTCGTTGACGAAGGACTCAACACCTTGATGGATTTTCGCTATCAGCGACACTTCAAGGCACCGCGCGGCGAAAACGGCCGTTCCAAGTCCCAGCACGGGGCAAACGCGGAAGATCTGATCGTCCGCGTTCCGCCCGGGACGGTGGTAACGGACGCCGAGAGCGGGGAGACGCTCGCCGACTTGATTGAGCACGGCCAGCGAGCGGTCATCGCCAGGGGCGGGCGCGGCGGCCGGGGGAACATCCGCTTTGCCACTGCGGCCAACCCGGCGCCGCACATCGCGGAAAACGGCGAACCGGGCGAGGAGCGGCAGGTCATCCTGGAGCTGAAGCTGCTTGCTGATGTCGGTCTGGTCGGCTACCCCAGTGTCGGCAAATCGACGCTGCTCGCCAGTGTGACGGCGGCCCGCCCCAAAATCGGCGCCTATCACTTTACGACGATTGCCCCCAATTTGGGCGTCGTGGACTTGGGCGAGCAAAGTTTCGTGCTCGCCGATCTGCCCGGACTGATCGAAGGGGCGCACCAGGGCGTCGGGCTTGGCCACCAGTTCTTGCGCCACGTGGAACGGACCCGCCTGCTGATCCATGTGCTGGACATGGCCGGATCGGAGGGGCGGGATCCCTACGAAGACTACCTGCAGATCAATCAGGAATTGAAGCTGTACAACATCAAGCTGGAAGAGAAACCGCAGATCGTCGCCGCCAACAAGATGGATCTGCCGGAAGCGGCCGAACATCTGGAGCGCTTTCGCAAGCGCGTTCCCGACGTGCAGGTCTATCCGATTTCCGCGGCCACCAAGCAGGGCGTTCGGGAGTTGATGCTGGCCGCGGCCAAGCTGCTGGAGACCATCCCCAAAAAGCCGCTGCTGGAAGAGGTGCCGGAGGTGGAAGAACGGGTGATCTTCCGCGCCGCCCCCGAGCCGCTTCCCTTTCGGATCACCAGAGACAATGAGGTGTTTGTGGTAGAGGGGGAAAAGATCGAAAAGCTGGTGCGGATGACCAACCTGAACAGTTACGATGCGATTCAGCGGTTTGCCCGGCTGATGCGCAACATGGGGGTTGACCAGGCCCTGCGTGAACGAGGAGCGAAAGACGGGGATACCGTGCGGATCGGCGGAATGGAATTTGAGTTTACCGATTAA
- a CDS encoding Spo0B domain-containing protein → MSDQQKLFTQQVDLLLDLLNQQRHDWLNHFQVLLGYLRLGKTLEGEAYLRQVTEAIQQESRIARLNCPRLSVFFLTFNVLHHDLRLQVNADCQLDLSRLTIEREQFSRLLIDLVLAVQQHLAEGGLEQPQLLVSLSEKCGQVAVRLELAAQLSSTGKSAVETLLHQVRQHGGTVSQWVHAPDEWVLEMTFSCRT, encoded by the coding sequence ATGAGCGACCAACAGAAGCTTTTTACCCAGCAAGTTGACTTGCTGCTCGATTTGCTGAATCAGCAGCGGCACGACTGGCTGAATCACTTTCAGGTTCTGCTTGGCTACCTGAGGCTTGGCAAGACGCTCGAAGGGGAAGCGTATCTCCGTCAGGTGACCGAAGCGATCCAGCAGGAGAGCCGCATCGCTCGCCTCAACTGTCCCCGACTGTCCGTCTTTTTCCTTACCTTTAATGTACTCCACCACGATCTCAGGCTGCAGGTGAACGCAGATTGTCAACTAGATCTCTCCCGCTTGACCATCGAACGGGAGCAATTTTCCCGTTTGCTGATCGACCTCGTGCTGGCCGTTCAGCAGCATCTGGCGGAAGGCGGACTGGAGCAGCCCCAGCTGCTGGTATCGCTGTCCGAGAAGTGCGGACAGGTGGCGGTTCGCCTGGAATTGGCCGCTCAGCTCAGCAGTACCGGCAAGTCTGCTGTGGAGACCCTGCTGCATCAGGTGCGGCAGCACGGGGGAACCGTATCGCAATGGGTTCATGCGCCAGATGAATGGGTCCTGGAAATGACGTTTTCCTGCCGGACATAG
- the rpmA gene encoding 50S ribosomal protein L27, protein MFPVDLQFFASKKGVGSTKNGRDSISKRLGTKRGDGQFVKAGNILVRQRGTKIYPGLNVGIGGDDTLYAKVDGVVRFKRLGRDRKQVVIEPVAAQA, encoded by the coding sequence TTGTTTCCTGTCGATTTGCAGTTCTTTGCATCCAAAAAAGGGGTAGGTTCCACCAAGAACGGCCGCGACTCGATTTCCAAACGCCTCGGCACGAAACGGGGTGACGGACAATTTGTGAAGGCCGGAAACATTTTGGTTCGCCAACGCGGCACGAAAATTTATCCCGGTCTCAACGTTGGCATTGGTGGCGACGACACGCTGTATGCCAAAGTGGACGGTGTCGTTCGTTTCAAACGCTTAGGCCGTGATCGCAAACAAGTGGTGATTGAACCTGTTGCCGCTCAAGCTTAA
- a CDS encoding ribosomal-processing cysteine protease Prp, whose amino-acid sequence MIEVTVRRDRLGIAEIVIAGHANAGEYGKDIVCAAVSAISFGMLNAVHQTLGIVPDVEQAAAGGGFLRWRIHPLDDPAAQEKLQLLAQSMVIALSAVAQQYGEYITVQHTTS is encoded by the coding sequence ATGATCGAAGTTACCGTTCGACGCGACCGGTTGGGCATTGCCGAGATCGTCATCGCGGGCCATGCCAATGCCGGAGAGTACGGAAAAGACATCGTCTGTGCCGCTGTCTCTGCGATCAGCTTCGGGATGCTAAATGCTGTGCACCAGACGTTGGGAATCGTTCCGGATGTGGAGCAGGCTGCGGCGGGAGGAGGGTTTCTCCGCTGGCGGATCCATCCGCTGGACGACCCGGCCGCGCAGGAGAAGCTGCAGCTGCTGGCGCAAAGCATGGTGATTGCCCTGTCTGCTGTCGCCCAGCAGTACGGCGAGTATATAACGGTTCAGCATACCACTTCGTAA
- the rplU gene encoding 50S ribosomal protein L21, with translation MYAIIETGGKQYKVEEGSVLYIEKLPVGEGENVTFDKVLLVNKDGKVTAGSPTVAGATVTGKVEKHGKGAKIIVYKYKAKKNYRRKQGHRQPYSKVVIEKINV, from the coding sequence ATGTACGCAATCATTGAGACGGGCGGCAAGCAGTACAAAGTGGAAGAAGGCAGCGTGCTTTACATTGAGAAGCTGCCTGTGGGCGAAGGGGAGAATGTGACCTTCGACAAAGTCTTGCTGGTCAACAAAGACGGCAAGGTAACCGCCGGTTCTCCGACTGTCGCCGGTGCCACCGTTACCGGCAAGGTGGAAAAGCACGGCAAAGGTGCGAAAATCATCGTCTACAAGTACAAAGCCAAGAAAAACTACCGCCGGAAACAAGGGCACCGTCAACCGTACAGCAAAGTCGTGATCGAAAAAATCAACGTTTGA
- a CDS encoding Rne/Rng family ribonuclease has protein sequence MKQIAIGKTAGQTRIAIREEGKLVELVVQSAEQELLGNVYRGRVADVVPGLQAAFIDIGIGQNAYLYIDDVEPAADGRELTAGKPGIGRLLQRGASLLVQVAKEGIGGKAPRVTTRISIPGRTLVYQPAGREIAVSRRITDERQRERLRQLIEALLAEGEGAILRTSAAAVPAERITAELCGLRQAWQEALANSRDGRTPQLVYQADDLVLRMMRDHLSADVTEVVVEDAATYRKLKQEIQLHAPELSERIRLHRDKQPLFAALGIDAELDKALRRQVWLKSGGFIVIEQTEAMTVIDVNTGKFTGRSSQQLEETATATNLEAAAEIARQLRLRNIAGIIMIDFIDMKREANRARVLEYLQQQLAQDRTATYVCGFTRLGLVEMTRKRMRPSLGEALTVPCPACSGRGRVLSPAELAGRLEAEVAGLVKTQEVEAVVVELPAAVFEHFLAEERREWKRLEQQWQLTMYLLSSEALSPSQYRILYAGGKQEASRRWQNKTFP, from the coding sequence TTGAAGCAAATCGCCATTGGCAAAACAGCAGGGCAAACACGCATCGCCATACGGGAAGAAGGAAAACTGGTTGAGCTGGTCGTCCAATCGGCAGAGCAGGAACTGCTCGGCAACGTTTACCGCGGTCGGGTTGCCGATGTGGTTCCCGGGCTGCAGGCTGCTTTTATCGACATCGGAATCGGGCAAAATGCCTATTTGTACATAGATGACGTCGAGCCGGCAGCAGACGGGCGGGAGCTGACCGCGGGCAAGCCGGGCATTGGCCGACTGCTGCAGCGGGGCGCTTCGCTCCTGGTTCAGGTCGCCAAGGAAGGCATCGGCGGCAAGGCGCCGCGGGTGACGACGCGGATCAGCATTCCTGGCCGGACGCTGGTCTACCAGCCGGCCGGCCGGGAAATCGCGGTTTCGCGGCGCATCACCGATGAGCGGCAGCGAGAGCGGCTCCGTCAGCTGATCGAAGCGCTGCTTGCGGAGGGAGAGGGAGCGATCCTGCGCACCAGTGCGGCAGCCGTTCCCGCGGAGCGGATCACCGCTGAATTGTGCGGACTCCGCCAGGCCTGGCAGGAGGCGCTGGCGAACAGCCGGGACGGGCGGACGCCGCAGTTGGTGTACCAGGCAGACGATCTGGTGCTGCGGATGATGCGGGACCACCTGTCGGCTGACGTGACAGAGGTGGTCGTTGAGGATGCGGCGACGTACCGCAAGCTGAAACAAGAGATTCAGCTACATGCGCCCGAACTGTCTGAGCGCATCCGGTTGCACCGGGACAAGCAGCCGCTGTTTGCCGCGTTGGGGATTGACGCGGAACTGGACAAGGCGCTGCGCCGGCAGGTCTGGCTGAAAAGCGGCGGCTTCATCGTGATCGAGCAGACGGAAGCGATGACGGTAATCGACGTCAATACCGGCAAGTTTACCGGCAGGAGTTCGCAGCAGTTGGAAGAGACCGCGACGGCAACCAATCTGGAAGCGGCGGCGGAAATTGCCCGTCAGCTGCGCTTGCGCAATATCGCCGGGATCATTATGATTGATTTTATCGACATGAAGAGGGAAGCCAACCGGGCGCGGGTGCTCGAATATCTGCAGCAGCAGCTGGCCCAGGACCGGACGGCCACGTACGTCTGCGGCTTTACCCGCCTGGGACTGGTGGAGATGACGCGGAAACGCATGCGGCCCAGCCTGGGTGAGGCGCTAACCGTTCCCTGTCCCGCCTGCAGCGGCAGGGGGCGTGTTCTCTCTCCTGCGGAGCTGGCCGGACGGCTGGAGGCGGAAGTGGCCGGACTGGTCAAAACGCAGGAAGTAGAGGCGGTGGTGGTAGAGCTGCCCGCTGCCGTATTCGAGCATTTTCTGGCGGAAGAACGGCGGGAGTGGAAGCGGCTCGAGCAGCAGTGGCAGCTGACGATGTACCTGCTGTCGTCAGAGGCGTTGTCACCTTCCCAATACCGCATCCTCTACGCAGGCGGCAAACAGGAGGCGAGCAGGCGCTGGCAAAACAAGACATTCCCTTGA